Proteins encoded within one genomic window of Micromonospora halotolerans:
- a CDS encoding alpha/beta hydrolase → MSAAAGFRPAGRAHPPDRRGERAADVPPVGYAQLWRADPGAWAAAGAAWRGLTGPVGRRADGLDARIGALRPGWSGAASATAQVRIGELRTALTDVLPALVEVDQVLAEFAARVAAAKARLGAAVAHAGAGNLLVDRAGAVRPDPARPRPAWLVGPAVAQVGAEIRAALALAGAADREAAGRLAELATAAVTGWVSVPPAWRPPPGAGPIEVGRWWAGLTPAERRWLVSREPDRVGRLDGVPVAARDQANRLLLARRRAELVQRRAGLLRPRPAGPLELARLARLAAVEGALRGLDGLGERLAAPGAPRAYLVGLDPAGDGRAVVALGNPDRAGAVLTYVPGMTADLADAPGELGRAARVLDRCATVEPGTEAAAVLWLDYDAPDFLPEAARGRQAEDAGPALHRFQEGLRASHEGPPARQTVLGHSYGSVVVGTAARDHGLSADALVFVGSPGVGVDRAAELRMPPGQVWAATAPDDVIRLARPPEELAHRAVLAGTPLGPAAALLDSHHDRLWFGTDPSSPGFGGRRFPSGPHGHAGYWDPGNPALDGMARIVLGR, encoded by the coding sequence GTGAGCGCGGCCGCCGGCTTCCGCCCGGCCGGGCGAGCGCATCCACCGGACCGGCGGGGCGAGCGGGCGGCCGACGTGCCGCCGGTCGGCTACGCGCAGCTCTGGCGGGCCGACCCGGGGGCCTGGGCCGCCGCCGGAGCGGCCTGGCGGGGGCTCACCGGCCCGGTCGGGCGCCGGGCCGACGGGCTGGACGCAAGGATCGGCGCACTGCGTCCAGGCTGGTCGGGCGCGGCCTCGGCCACCGCACAGGTGCGGATCGGCGAGCTGCGCACGGCGCTGACCGACGTGCTGCCCGCGCTCGTCGAGGTCGACCAGGTGCTCGCCGAGTTCGCCGCCCGGGTGGCCGCGGCCAAGGCCCGGCTCGGTGCCGCCGTGGCGCACGCCGGCGCCGGCAACCTGCTGGTGGACCGGGCCGGGGCGGTGCGGCCGGATCCGGCCCGCCCCCGGCCCGCCTGGCTGGTCGGCCCGGCGGTGGCGCAGGTGGGCGCCGAGATCCGGGCCGCGCTGGCGCTGGCCGGTGCGGCGGACCGGGAGGCCGCCGGCCGCCTGGCGGAGCTGGCGACGGCGGCCGTGACCGGCTGGGTGAGCGTCCCGCCGGCCTGGCGACCACCACCCGGGGCCGGGCCGATCGAGGTGGGCCGGTGGTGGGCCGGCCTCACCCCGGCGGAGCGCCGGTGGCTGGTCAGCCGCGAGCCGGACCGGGTCGGCCGCCTCGACGGGGTGCCCGTGGCGGCCCGCGACCAGGCCAACCGGCTGCTGCTGGCCCGGCGTCGGGCCGAGCTGGTGCAGCGGCGCGCCGGGCTGCTGCGCCCGCGGCCGGCCGGGCCCCTCGAACTGGCCCGGCTGGCCCGGCTCGCCGCCGTGGAGGGGGCGCTACGCGGCCTCGACGGGCTCGGCGAGCGGCTGGCCGCGCCCGGGGCGCCGCGGGCGTACCTCGTGGGGTTGGATCCGGCCGGGGACGGGCGGGCGGTGGTGGCGCTCGGCAACCCGGACCGGGCCGGCGCGGTGCTGACGTACGTGCCGGGGATGACCGCGGACCTCGCCGACGCACCGGGCGAGCTGGGCCGGGCCGCCCGGGTGCTGGACCGGTGCGCGACGGTCGAGCCGGGCACGGAGGCGGCGGCCGTGCTCTGGCTGGACTACGACGCGCCGGACTTCCTGCCCGAGGCGGCGCGGGGGCGGCAGGCCGAGGACGCCGGGCCGGCCCTGCACCGGTTCCAGGAGGGGCTGCGCGCCTCGCACGAGGGGCCGCCCGCCCGGCAGACCGTGCTGGGGCACAGCTACGGCTCGGTGGTGGTCGGCACCGCGGCCCGTGACCACGGGCTGAGCGCCGACGCCCTGGTCTTCGTGGGCTCTCCCGGCGTGGGCGTCGACCGGGCGGCCGAGCTGCGGATGCCGCCCGGCCAGGTCTGGGCCGCCACGGCGCCGGACGACGTGATCCGGCTGGCCCGGCCGCCCGAGGAGCTGGCCCACCGGGCGGTGCTGGCCGGCACGCCGCTCGGCCCGGCGGCCGCGCTGCTCGACTCGCATCACGACCGGCTCTGGTTCGGCACCGATCCGAGCTCTCCCGGTTTCGGGGGCCGGCGCTTCCCGAGCGGGCCCCACGGCCACGCCGGCTACTGGGACCCCGGCAATCCCGCGCTGGACGGGATGGCCCGGATCGTGCTGGGCCGGTGA
- a CDS encoding type VII secretion target → MGDEPFSVEPELLRGVARELADDAYRLARGPATEPGLVVPADGWRAGVALAELEAAVQRWCGSLAARVAATAEAVRAAADGYEAVDERAARRLAGLPR, encoded by the coding sequence ATGGGCGACGAGCCGTTCAGCGTCGAGCCGGAGCTGTTGCGCGGGGTGGCCCGGGAGCTGGCCGACGACGCCTATCGGCTGGCCCGCGGGCCGGCCACCGAGCCGGGGCTCGTGGTGCCGGCCGACGGCTGGCGGGCCGGGGTGGCGCTGGCCGAGCTGGAGGCGGCGGTGCAGCGCTGGTGCGGGTCGCTCGCCGCGCGGGTGGCGGCCACCGCCGAGGCGGTCCGGGCCGCCGCCGACGGCTACGAGGCGGTGGACGAGCGGGCCGCCCGCCGTCTCGCCGGGCTCCCCCGGTGA
- a CDS encoding holo-ACP synthase: MIVAVGIDVVLVDRFAQSLARTPSLGDRLFTEAERRTGSGTPRSPESLAARFAAKEAVAKALGAPAGLNWHDCEVASDPDGRPWLTVSGTVAAAAAERGINRWHLSLSHDGGIASAMVVAEQ, translated from the coding sequence GTGATCGTGGCTGTCGGCATCGACGTCGTGCTGGTGGACCGGTTCGCCCAATCCCTGGCGCGCACGCCGTCGCTCGGCGACCGGCTCTTCACCGAGGCCGAGCGCCGCACCGGCTCCGGCACCCCGCGCTCGCCGGAGTCGTTGGCCGCCCGGTTCGCGGCCAAGGAGGCGGTGGCCAAGGCGCTCGGCGCGCCGGCCGGGCTCAACTGGCACGACTGCGAGGTCGCCTCCGACCCGGACGGCCGCCCCTGGCTGACCGTGTCCGGCACGGTGGCCGCCGCGGCGGCCGAACGCGGGATCAACCGCTGGCACCTGTCGTTGTCGCACGACGGCGGGATCGCGTCGGCCATGGTGGTCGCGGAACAGTGA
- a CDS encoding NAD(P)H-hydrate dehydratase, with the protein MRPVWRVADVRAAEAGLMATLPPGALMQRAAAGLARRCALLLGERGGVYGARVLLLIGSGDNGGDALYAGAHLARRGAAVAALLLTPGRAHGEGLAALRAAGGHVVDRPPAVVDLVLDGIIGIGGTGGLRETADQLAASLAERIGRDGTRATVVAVDVPSGVAVDTGHVPLTASGRPCAVRADVTVTFGALKPALVVGPAAPLAGHVELVDIGLAPWLRGTPALRVTERSDLVDWWPRLGPSSEKYSRGVVGVATGSATYPGAAVLSVSGALSGPTGMVRYAGGARAEVLHQHPSVIASERVADAGRVQAWICGSGLGTGEASAAELRAVLAAPVPVVLDADALTLLVDGKLADRLRGRDAPIVVTPHDREYARLCGETPGADRVGAALRLAAWMNAVVLLKGDRTIIGTPDGRAYVNPTGTPVLATGGTGDVLAGLLGSLLAAGLAPERAAAAAAYLHGLAGREAARGGPVTAPDVATALRPVLARLP; encoded by the coding sequence ATGAGACCGGTGTGGCGGGTCGCGGACGTACGCGCGGCGGAGGCGGGCCTGATGGCCACCCTGCCGCCCGGGGCGCTCATGCAGCGGGCCGCCGCCGGGCTGGCCCGCCGCTGCGCGCTGCTGCTCGGCGAGCGGGGCGGTGTCTACGGCGCCCGGGTGCTGCTGCTGATCGGCTCCGGCGACAACGGCGGCGACGCCCTCTACGCGGGCGCGCACCTGGCCCGCCGGGGCGCGGCGGTCGCCGCCCTGCTGCTCACCCCCGGCCGGGCGCACGGGGAGGGGCTGGCCGCGCTGCGGGCCGCCGGCGGGCACGTCGTCGACCGGCCCCCGGCCGTGGTGGACCTGGTGCTCGACGGGATCATCGGGATCGGCGGCACCGGCGGGCTCCGGGAGACCGCCGACCAGCTCGCCGCGAGCCTCGCGGAGCGGATCGGGCGGGACGGCACGCGGGCCACGGTGGTCGCGGTGGACGTGCCGAGTGGCGTCGCGGTGGACACCGGGCACGTGCCGCTGACGGCCTCCGGCCGGCCCTGCGCGGTGCGCGCCGACGTGACGGTCACCTTCGGCGCGCTCAAGCCGGCCCTGGTGGTCGGCCCGGCCGCGCCGCTCGCCGGGCACGTCGAGCTGGTCGACATCGGGCTGGCGCCCTGGCTGCGCGGCACTCCGGCGCTGCGGGTCACCGAGCGGTCCGACCTGGTCGACTGGTGGCCCCGGCTCGGCCCGTCCTCGGAGAAGTACAGCCGGGGCGTGGTCGGGGTGGCGACCGGCTCGGCCACCTACCCCGGCGCGGCGGTGCTCTCGGTGAGCGGCGCGCTCTCCGGCCCCACCGGCATGGTCCGCTACGCGGGCGGCGCCCGCGCGGAGGTGCTGCACCAGCACCCGTCGGTGATCGCCAGCGAGCGGGTCGCCGACGCCGGCCGGGTGCAGGCCTGGATCTGCGGCTCGGGGCTGGGCACCGGCGAGGCGTCCGCCGCCGAGCTGCGCGCGGTGCTCGCCGCGCCGGTTCCGGTGGTGCTCGACGCCGACGCGCTCACCCTGCTGGTCGACGGCAAGCTGGCGGACCGGCTGCGCGGGCGGGACGCGCCGATCGTGGTGACCCCGCACGACCGCGAGTACGCCCGGCTGTGCGGCGAGACCCCGGGAGCGGACCGGGTCGGGGCGGCGCTCCGGCTGGCCGCCTGGATGAACGCGGTGGTGCTGCTCAAGGGCGACCGGACGATCATCGGCACCCCCGACGGCCGGGCCTACGTCAACCCGACCGGCACCCCGGTGCTGGCCACCGGGGGCACCGGCGACGTGCTGGCCGGGCTGCTCGGCTCGCTGCTCGCCGCCGGGCTGGCCCCGGAGCGGGCGGCCGCCGCGGCGGCGTACCTGCACGGGCTGGCCGGCCGGGAGGCGGCGCGCGGCGGCCCGGTGACCGCACCCGACGTGGCGACCGCGCTGCGCCCGGTGCTGGCCCGCCTGCCCTGA